In Xiphophorus maculatus strain JP 163 A chromosome 18, X_maculatus-5.0-male, whole genome shotgun sequence, a single genomic region encodes these proteins:
- the LOC111611980 gene encoding uncharacterized protein LOC111611980: MIYQEEWRPVAVLSSYWDMNSVAAVCAELDCGSAVSARNSEEASVRPVWRIWSYCLKSGSALKNCVPYDGNSDQSHEIICSGLLVEPLIFLSSSTDGVSTGRKQGSELLIGSHFSIMCSIIPQYEGGSFQLIFSTSNYTQNQTLPAVNHSALFLFSAAGHAHQGTYRCVYHVYVFSYNFSSISQPLNVTVSVSASPTALIISLVVVLLGMLGSVLLLYFKARRNQKSGPENNHHDEGSRAEGSLEEETAV, encoded by the exons ATGATATATCAAGAAGAGTGGAGACCAGTGGCTGTTTTGTCTAGTTACTGGGACATGAACTcagttgctgcagtttgtgctgaactggactgtggttctgctgtttcagcaagaaattcAGAGGAAGCTTCAGTGAGACCAGTTTGGAGGATCTGGTCTTACTGTTTGAAGTCAGGATCTGCATTAAAGAACTGTGTACCTTATGATGGAAACAGTGATCAGAGCCATGAGATCATCTGCTCAG GTCTGCTGGTTGAGCCGctcatcttcctctcttcctccactGACGGGGTCTCCACAGGCAGAAAGCAGGGGTCTGAGCTCCTCATTGGCTCACATTTCAGCATCATGTGCTCCATCATACCTCAGTATGAAGGCGGCTCCTTCCAGCTCATCTTCAGCACCTCTAACTACACTCAGAACCAGACCCTGCCAGCTGTTAATCACTCCGCCCTCTTCCTGttctctgctgctggccacgcccaccaaggAACCTACCGCTGCGTTTACCACGTCTACGTTTTCTCCTATAACTTCTCCTCTATCAGCCAGCCTCTCAACGTCACTGTCTCAG TTTCAGCCTCTCCCACTGCTTTGATCATCAGTCTGGTTGTCGTCCTGCTGGGTATGCTGGGATCAGTCCTGCTCCTCTACTTTAAG GCCAGGAGAAACCAGAAGTCTGGACCAGAAAACAACCATCATGATGAAGGATCCAGAGCTGAAGGCAGCTTAGAGGAGGAGACTGCAGTCTGA